The Astyanax mexicanus isolate ESR-SI-001 chromosome 4, AstMex3_surface, whole genome shotgun sequence genome segment cacagtctgagcagtgatatggtttctctcctgtgtgaatgcgctggtgttttttgagagcactctgtgtagtaaaactcttcccacagtctgagcagtgatgcggtttctctcctgtgtgaatgcgctggtgtattttgagagcactctgtgtagtataactcttcccacagtctgagcagtgatgcggtttctctcctgtgtgaatgcgctgatgccgtttgacagtctccagtcgattaaagctcttcccacagtctgagcagtgatatggtttctctcctgtgtgaatgcgctggtgttttttgagagcactctgtgtagtaaaactcttcctacagtctgagcagtgatatggtttctctcctgtgtgaatgcgctggtgttttttgagatcactctgtttagtaaaactcttcccacagtctgagcagtgatacggtttctctcctgtgtgaatgcgctggtgacttttgagattactctgttgattaaaaatcttcccacagtctgagcagtaatatggtttcactcctgtgtgaatgcgctggtgtcgttggagatgactctgggtagtaaaaatcttcccacagtctgagcagtgatatggtttctctcctgtgtgaatgcgctggtgttgtttgagagcactctgggtagtaaaaatcttcccacagtctgagcagtgatatggtttctctcctgtgtgaatgcgctggtgtatttggagagtactctgttgattaaaactcttcccacagtctgagcagtgaaacggtttcactcctgtgtgaatgcgctggtgtcgttggagatgactctgttgattaaaactccccccacagtctgagcagtgatacggtttctctcctgtgtgaatgcgctggtgtattttgagattactctgttgattaaaactcttcccacagtctgagcagtaatacggtttctctcctgtgtgaatgcgctggtgtattttgagatcactctgtttagtaaaactcttgacagagtgctgatgtttctccatgtcgggacttggcttcatttgtcttttaaatgtagcaaacaatttctgcgtgttctggagattcttcaggaaggcttctgctttacctctttcagcagtttaactttgatcttagttaaatatcctggttgttggtgaagaatttcaggaaaatattttaatttctggaaaacacaaagaaaaatgccattgaatattaaaataaaagcaggtcaattaactaaagagattctaagtcatcctaagtgagtgatgttaccctttaatctgaagctttgaggttcgaatcacattgccgatgcttgattcattctacattgatcacgacagatgatgtccaaagctttttcctttaaaccaatttataaaagtttccacacattaaccaaatacattaatccaaatcaatgcttcacaaacctgattttttcattttaacaactcctgataacagttcattattttccaccacactggctttaggctaacagtgatatgcgctcctgagctcaagatgtgttttttggaaatccGATAGATCcgataacccgaccggggcagaaataattaattattaggcaaaatatgcttcaatacccgctaaaaatgcacagaagagtgactagaactgatataagacctcattttgccagtaatttttctcaaaaatccttatatttgcttaaaacagcactttttcacggagctgCATTCAAgttcctctggagctacggggggcgcggagggataattaataaaaaaaaccatGCAGTTgccttgttggtgcagggaattgtagtaataaatataaatttatgtagtaatcaaaataaaatcacagcaaaataatgacctttttactgttacaacacatcaaccaacctccaac includes the following:
- the LOC125801176 gene encoding zinc finger protein 420-like, giving the protein MKPSPDMEKHQHSVKSFTKQSDLKIHQRIHTGEKPYYCSDCGKSFNQQSNLKIHQRIHTGEKPYHCSDCGGSFNQQSHLQRHQRIHTGVKPFHCSDCGKSFNQQSTLQIHQRIHTGEKPYHCSDCGKIFTTQSALKQHQRIHTGEKPYHCSDCGKIFTTQSHLQRHQRIHTGVKPYYCSDCGKIFNQQSNLKSHQRIHTGEKPYHCSDCGKSFTKQSDLKKHQRIHTGEKPYHCSDCRKSFTTQSALKKHQRIHTGEKPYHCSDCGKSFNRLETVKRHQRIHTGEKPHHCSDCGKSYTTQSALKIHQRIHTGEKPHHCSDCGKSFTTQSALKKHQRIHTGEKPYHCSDCGGSFNRQSTLKNHQRIHTGEKPYHCSDCGKSFTTQSDLKQHQRIHTGEKPYHCSDCRKSFNQLETVKRHQRIHTGEKPYYCSDCGKSFNQQSNLKKHQRIHTGEKPYYCSDCGKSFNQLETVKRHQRIHTGEKNVPNLSHGN